Proteins encoded together in one Diabrotica undecimpunctata isolate CICGRU chromosome 3, icDiaUnde3, whole genome shotgun sequence window:
- the LOC140435738 gene encoding uncharacterized protein yields MNAIGTYVPPALIFSRQRKIDELMIDAPTGSAAFAQEKGWTTSDIFCLWLQHFLRYSKASKTNQVLLLPDGHGSHKSFEALQFAKENGIIMFCFPAHCSHHVQPLDVGFFGPLQTYYGQEIQLWLRQNPSKIVTQFKVTSIFNRAYLKTAFPSNAINAFKKTGIEPFNSDVFEDWQFLPSITTDRGNYEQNPLLGCSDENSLPEHRK; encoded by the coding sequence ATGAATGCAATTGGAACATATGTTCCTCCTGCTTTGATTTTTTCTCGACAGAGAAAGATAGACGAACTTATGATCGATGCACCTACTGGAAGTGCAGCCTTCGCTCAAGAAAAAGGATGGACGACTTCCGACATTTTCTGTCTCTGGCTGCAACATTTTTTAAGGTATTCAAAGGCTTCTAAAACCAACCAAGTTTTGTTGTTACCCGATGGTCATGGTAGTCATAAAAGTTTTGAAGCTCTCCAGTTTGCAAAAGAAAACGgtattattatgttttgttttcctGCTCACTGCTCCCATCACGTTCAACCCTTGGACGTAGGATTTTTTGGACCACTTCAAACTTACTACGGCCAAGAAATTCAATTATGGCTGCGACAGAATCCAAGTAAAATAGTTACCCAATTTAAAGTAACCAGTATCTTTAATAGAGCATATTTAAAAACTGCTTTTCCATCAAatgcaataaatgcatttaaaaagacaGGAATAGAACCGTTCAATTCAGACGTCTTCGAGGACTGGCAATTTTTGCCGTCTATAACAACAGATAGAGGAAATTATGAACAAAACCCACTACTAGGATGTTCTGACGAGAACTCACTACCGGAACATCGGAAATAA